In one Rhopalosiphum padi isolate XX-2018 chromosome 3, ASM2088224v1, whole genome shotgun sequence genomic region, the following are encoded:
- the LOC132923680 gene encoding uncharacterized protein LOC132923680, with translation MNNPPTTSNQVYPEHEHHVLHGTHYRCIHQIPSFMANMPPSEDSPEIENPNRLVTECALLTKWKKFMLLSLLDDWNMKFLYKTLAEALVDIHTLQFITPEQCESVLTGYPPGIRIKFIAEVTQLQQEFKNSQFFAPTFANTYL, from the exons ATGAATAATCCACCCACTACATCCAACCAAGTCTATCCAGAACACGAACACCATGTTCTACATGGTACCCATTACCGTTGTATCCATCAGATTCCATCATTCATGGCAAATATGCCACCATCAGAGGATTCTCCAGAAATAGAAAATCCTAATAGACTAGTAACGGAGTGTGCACTATTGACTAAATGGAAAAAGTTTATGCTGCTGTCACTACTCGATGACTGGAACATGAAATTCTTATACAAAACTTTGGCCG aagcACTGGTCGATATCCACACATTGCAATTCATCACGCCGGAGCAGTGCGAATCAGTGTTGACTGGTTATCCTCCGGGCATAAGAATCAAATTCATCGCCGAAGTGACACAATTAcaacaagaatttaaaaattcgcAATTCTTTGCGCCTACGTTTGCCAACACGTACTTGTAA